In Luteitalea sp. TBR-22, one genomic interval encodes:
- a CDS encoding RNA polymerase sigma factor — MTSDEDLVTRSAGGDMESFNQLVVRWERPIYALAYRVIGREEEARDLVQEAFLRAYRSLGGFRGDAKFSSWLYRITLNLCRDWIRRQKRAPFVETPEGVDVIELAGEHGPVESVEDLVARRDLGAAVNRAMSALSEDQRKAIVLKEYQGLTFQEIADLLDCPLSTVKTRLYQGLVVLRRELERQGITADVVLPDARPASGAEARRR, encoded by the coding sequence ATGACCAGCGACGAGGATCTCGTCACCCGTTCAGCGGGTGGCGACATGGAGAGCTTCAACCAGCTCGTGGTTCGCTGGGAGCGGCCGATCTATGCCCTTGCGTACCGGGTGATCGGGCGCGAGGAAGAAGCGCGCGACCTGGTGCAGGAGGCTTTCCTGCGTGCCTATCGCTCGCTCGGCGGTTTCCGGGGCGATGCCAAGTTCTCGTCCTGGCTGTATCGCATCACGCTCAACCTCTGCCGCGACTGGATCCGTCGGCAGAAGCGGGCGCCCTTCGTGGAGACGCCCGAAGGCGTGGATGTCATCGAGCTGGCCGGCGAGCACGGGCCGGTCGAGTCGGTGGAGGATCTGGTGGCGCGCCGCGATCTGGGCGCTGCCGTGAACCGGGCGATGTCGGCGCTGAGCGAGGATCAGCGCAAGGCCATCGTCCTCAAGGAATACCAGGGGCTCACGTTCCAGGAGATCGCCGATCTGCTGGACTGCCCCTTGAGCACGGTGAAGACCCGCCTGTACCAGGGGCTGGTCGTGCTCCGGCGAGAGCTGGAGCGGCAGGGCATCACGGCCGACGTGGTCCTGCCCGACGCACGACCGGCATCTGGCGCGGAGGCGCGTCGACGCTGA
- a CDS encoding anti-sigma factor, with amino-acid sequence MSDVTHCPDPETLLVLLYDDEGTPSERVTLQAHVDRCSRCAAVLAGLDTTRGALGAWHAPRLPLGFSIVRTPPPSRWRSVVWTGGLAAAAVLLLAAAASLARIDITYNDQGLRIRTGVVAGEGQVASMASPAVPQPSRPTTTAVAPPSTSAAWVTQASSGEPPWRADLDLLATQIRADVSRLLQEAQASAPTTALRASAVAPAAGPVRPDVAQAELLKKVQDLLDQSEVRQQQNLALRVTELGRQFELQRQNDIVQVEQAFQRLEQQRNELLRRVAATQPRP; translated from the coding sequence ATGAGCGATGTGACGCACTGTCCCGACCCCGAAACCCTGCTCGTCCTGCTCTACGACGATGAGGGGACGCCCTCCGAACGGGTGACCCTGCAGGCCCACGTGGATCGGTGCTCACGGTGCGCCGCCGTGCTCGCGGGCCTCGACACCACGAGGGGCGCCCTCGGCGCCTGGCACGCTCCGCGGCTGCCCCTCGGGTTCTCGATCGTCCGCACGCCGCCGCCATCCCGGTGGCGCTCCGTCGTCTGGACGGGTGGACTGGCCGCCGCCGCCGTCCTGCTGCTGGCCGCCGCCGCGTCGCTGGCCAGGATCGACATCACCTACAACGACCAGGGACTTCGGATCAGGACGGGTGTTGTCGCCGGGGAGGGGCAGGTCGCCTCGATGGCCTCGCCGGCCGTCCCGCAGCCGTCCCGCCCGACCACTACGGCCGTCGCCCCGCCCTCGACCTCTGCTGCGTGGGTGACACAGGCGTCCTCCGGCGAACCGCCCTGGCGCGCCGACCTCGACCTGCTCGCCACGCAGATTCGCGCCGACGTGTCGCGCCTCCTGCAGGAGGCGCAGGCCTCCGCCCCGACCACTGCGTTGCGGGCGTCGGCGGTCGCTCCCGCGGCTGGTCCGGTGCGGCCCGACGTGGCCCAGGCGGAATTGTTGAAGAAGGTCCAGGACCTCCTCGACCAGAGCGAAGTCCGTCAACAGCAGAACCTCGCGCTGCGCGTCACCGAACTGGGGCGGCAGTTCGAGTTGCAGCGCCAGAACGACATCGTCCAGGTCGAGCAGGCCTTCCAGCGCCTGGAACAGCAGCGCAACGAATTGCTGCGCCGGGTCGCCGCGACACAGCCACGGCCCTGA